agtacgcagtgcactctgcaatttacgccAATTTTCGCACTAATCTGATGTGATAGTGTATTTTAAAtgaagcatctgtggtttggctttgtggattggttgagtgtttaCTAGTTTTGCACTAAGtatttgcagacccaagacctgtttatataggtgtgatatgcattttattacaaaaatgCCTGGTTTAAATACTGTTCCCGATTTACTATTTGTGATACCATTCAGCACTTTTATcagctgcttttccttcactacaAACTGGAAAAGTCTATACATGTGAACTTTCTACACTTTAGACTTTTCTGCCAGACCTCACATTACACTTTCACCCTCACCCTCTGTCACATCTTATGATGCATCTACATCCTGTTATACCTTCTGAAACCCTGATTGTCCCCTTTTCCATCTCAACCTCTGCTTGGTTCTCCACCCTCAGTGTTCAGACACCGCTTCGTCCTGACTGATGCAGACCACTACGTGCTGAAGTACCTGGAGACCATCTCGGAGCAGATCCCCTCCCAGACACTCTCCTCCCTGCGTCAGCACCTGGGCCTGCTTCCTGAAGAGGCCCAGAGCACTGGTAGGTCAGCATGACAGCGCCCCCTCTTAGGAGATGTAATAGACTGTCACACATCAAAGATGTTACGGACTGAATCCCTTGTTTGCAGAGATAGCCCAAGACACTGAAAACCCATGAGGATGCATCGTCACCCACGTCAGTGTTTTTCGTGATTTTCAGCATCTTTTATAAAGGTCCTAAAGGCCACAAAATTTCCCTTTTAAACAGTGACGTTGCTTTGCAAAGGCTAGGAAATGGGCTGTTTGTGGTTCAgggctgccatctagtggacacTACAAGGAATACTACTGCATTACCGAATTTCATAATTCAACAAGGATCGAACGAAATCCGTGTTTAAATAAAGCTGGCCTGTTACTGAAGGTCAAGCAAGAGCGAAGCCGTATGCTGGATGTAAAGGATGCAGGGGTGACCGATGCATGTGCGTCATAAACCACCGGAAGAAACATCACATCTCGTCACCTTTCCTGATGAAGCTCGATGGCTTCAGAAGATACTTCTGTCCCTTTGCAGTGttattgaaaaataaacagtaaaaaGGCTACAGTTGTGTCTGTCAATTTTTCTTCCTGTGATCTAAGGAAATGCTCACAGGGCGGAGAGCAGGGAAGACAGACGGGATCACATGCACGCCATCTGTTCTGCTGGGGAACAAACAAATAACTAAAGAAATCTCCAGGGGGCgccagataaatggctgcaCTTGGACCTCAAGCTTTGCGCTCACCTGCATGTGTGTATCTGACTCagaggagagcaagatggaatatgtgaggaagaaaaaaacatcccAATGCACCTGTACTCATATAAACAGCTAATACAGCCGTGTCTCATTTCACACCTTAATAGAACCAAGGGTGGGGCAGCTTAATCCTACCCAGAGTGTCTTCTCAGTTTGCCACCAACAGCTAACTTCGAAAAAAGGGTGTTGTGTGAAAAAACATTCATCTGTCTTTATTTATAGAGTTGCCTGCAAGAGGAGCTGCCCTGACTCACACTAGCAAAGCAGAACTTCGCTGACACCCAGACTTCATGGTTATTTCGCATTACTGACAGACATTTGCTTTTGTGCCCTTTTATTCCACAGTAAAGCCATTATGACCTCATCAAAATCGCAATTGTCCTTCCATACAAGCAGTTAAATACGGCTACAGTCTAATGTCGGGGTTTGCTGGAACTGTTCAGTCTGCATTCAGTGAAACTCAAAGAAAGAGCAGTCTGTACTCTGGGTGACAGGCCTCATGCACGTGCAATCCTTAAACTTATCACCCTTTAGAGAGCAAAAAGCATGTGATGTTATCTTCACATTGAGCTTTCCTGCAGATGAAAGTAATATAGGGTCAGAGACACAGAGCAGACTAGTGCTGCAGAGACGGATGGAGACTCTCAGCAGGAGACTGGAATGACCCAGGTGACCCTAAAATGACCTCAGATGGTTCTTTGCCCTGATTGATGGCAGGACTGAGGCCTCCACACCCAGCTACTCAAactgccacccccaccccccagagagAAGCTGGGGACCAAAACTTTATCCTATGACCCAAAACCAAGGCTGATTTTCCAGTTTTAGGCTAAGATAGAGACAAGGCAAAATGAGGTGAAAGTGTTTGGTGCTAATTAGAGACGACATGTCAAAAAATAGTGTATTTTCTAGAGGGACGATCAGGGTGTAAACAAGACTGGACTGGAAGCTGAGAGGACAGCCAGCAATTAAGGAGTACCAACATGAGTGAGAATGTCCTTCAGGGCTCAGGAATTCCCACGTGCTGTTCCTGAACGGGACACCTCTGTCCCCAGGGTCTCAGCAACCACACTCAAGCCCTCCGGGCAAGAGCACGATGACCATTAGCCATTTTCCTGTTCTGTTGGCGGTTCTGTAGGCAGTGGTGGAGCCCAGGTGCTCGGTTAGAGGACCTTGATCTTCTTGGGTCGTGGAGAGGCTCCGTTCTCTGCCTTGACCGCACCATTATTGTACTGCCCACCTGCGAGAATAAATGACAGGTTGTTAGCCACCAGTGAGCTACAGGAGCTCATCGCTGGTGCCACATTACAGCGACTGGCGGGACCTTGGAGATGCAGGACTCACCGgcgtccttcctggccacccgAGGCGGCTGCTGGCCTGCGGGCCGCTTGCGTGCCGCCTGCTCCTGCCTTCGTCGCCGCAGCTGGAAGCGGATGAACTTCCATAGCTGCCAGATCTGCGTCAGGCACACTATCGACAGCGCCGTCAGCCTGCAGGGCGCGATGGAGAGCAGGGCTCAGCggtctgtgtgcccccccccccccccacgcgcGTCTGCGCATGCGTGCGCGCAGCCCTGTCTCTCACCTAACCAGTACTGTGTTGAAGTTCCCGGCCTCCCAGTCCAGACTCTGGTTCTCCACCCGCGCCAGCCCAAAACCCAGCACCAAGAAGAGCAGGGTGAGGGTCACCATGCGGGTGAAGACGAAGCCCACTGCCCACATGTCAAACCTGCAAAGAAGAAGGCAAAACGTTCCTCAAGCAGGATTCTGACAAGCTATGAAAACAACATCAAAACCTGGACAGTCGAATGTGTAAAATACATCTTACAAGATCGCACCTGATTGGACACAAACAATCACACTTACATTTAGTCACACAGCAGATGTCTACATtgcatttgtaattatttctttAACTTCTGTTGAAAGTGCTCAAGCATACTAGTCAGGAAAGCTCAGGATCACAAAGCAGGATAATCCAACATCCCTGGAGTAGTTGGGGCAATGACCCAACTACAAGGGCCCAGTAGTGACAGGCTTACTGTACTAGGtataggatttgaacccataacTGGTACAGAAACAGGCACAGATTTCAACCTCACTGAGATACATATGAGGTAcagtaaggagcatgcactgattacagcgcCTTGCCACAtccaccacacgacaaaccacctctgggatgagaacctgagtgcagccatgtgagGGGTGAGACCCCAGCACCACACGAGTCTGAAAAggaacagtgtgagttttttcccGGTGGCTGGAGTGTCGATCCTGCAAGATACATATGGATCTTATCAAGAGCAACTTCTACCCAAGTATACAGCTTGGCATTTTTCAAGAGCACAATGTATGAAGCTTCGCAGGACTGGAGTCAATGACTTTTGAGTTACGAGTCCTTAACCGCTAAGCTACCGACTTCCCCTAGTTAACCAACTGGCTGGAATCAGTACTGAAGACAGGAGGGACGCAGCTATACTCACAGTCTGTGGTGGCTCTCATCAGTGAGGTAGAGGAGGCGGGAGGCGTGGAAGCCCATCTCTGACAGGTGCTGCAGAAACATCAGCAGCAGCCCCACGCGGGTCAGGCTGTGGGGGAGACGGAGCGtcagcaggtggcgctgcaATGCCAGAGCCACATTCTGAGGGCGGCAGGGCAAACTGAGGGCTTACTTGAGTAGATACGCCATCAGGATGTGCAGCAGGTACAGCGAGATGTACTGTAGCCGTCGAGGGACATCCTCCTTCGGAGGATAAAATCATTGCTAAATTTCCGATCTTCATTCCTTCTAACTCTGGACAGACccatatttttgtttcatcCCAGTTCTCAGAACACCTGACCCAAGCAATCAGGAGCTCGAAATACCATataggtgtgctgggagctgggatggaacaaaaatgtggatccgTCCAGTGTGCCCTgtggactggtttgggaaatACTGGCATAGAGACTTAACATACATTCAGTAAGAAAAACAGGCAGTAGTGTCATGCTTGAATGATACCTATAGTCCTACACATTTAAGGACACATCAGTTTCTTCCATTAAGCGACATAATGACTCCCCATATTTAACATATAAATTTCCTAATCTTTCACATGGAACAGAAGTCTCCATAAATGTAAACAGACAGCTGGATGAGGCTTTGCTCGTTCTACATCAAAATGATGATTCAGTTCCTTGTGGCATAAAATTCAGGAACACACCCGGTTCATTTGTGTCCACAAAAGGGAAGTTTTCTAGTGTCGTATTACACTTTTCAGACACATACAGAAAAATAGAAAGAGGGCACAGTGGAACACACCCCCCCCTCAAAGAACAGAAATACAGCCTTATGAAAACCTGTCATTTTAACTATAGTTGTAACCCAAAGGTGGTAGGTTTACAATCAAGGAGACAACGGTCATCCTTTACTTTTGGAGCTTAAACCGTCAGTAACTTTCATGCAAAATGTGTGATGTAGCAACTTCTACGTATAATTGTAATTCTCATTATGTTTTTAATGGCCAAAATCGGCATGTGGAGCATGCGATCTCATGTACCTTCCGGATCTTCTGAAAGTAGAGCTCAGGCAAGGCGTGGAGCCAGAACGCCAGCTGGGACAAGTAGTAAAACTTCACCTGGAACCTGTGGGCAGAGTGTCCTTACCAGCAGAGTCCTCAACGCTTGTATGATTATCCTTTGATTCCACAGTAAAGTCATTATGACCTCATCAAAATCTGAATTCTCCTTCTGAACACCTTTTCAGACTTCTGCTGTCAGAGGGGTTACAGGGCCCCGTATGCTCACACGGCAAGACTGGAGAACAGCTGTCACGCTGCTAAACATTCTTAGCCTACTCTCCCCTCTCAAAACAGCACCACACTGAACTGAGCTCATACTTATCCATACTACACACGCAGAATATGCAGCTTAACTGTTCTGCCTTCTAGCCAATCACCCATGTCGACTGTATGACAATGCTGCAATCACATTCATCTCAGAACCACAGCTGTGCTTCATATAATCCAATATACCGTGCAATACTGTTGACAATGATCATTACCCTGCAGTAATGCTTACAACTCTCAATCGTTACCTTTCTCAGGTGCAATAATTAATCTAATGTGCAATATTCCTCTGATACTTTTATCCTATGTATTTGCATTTATACATTGCTATatgctatttattttttcttaattttttttttagcttgcaTAGTTTTTATTGACGCTTCAACCGTCATCTCACTGTACTTATACAGAGACAGTAAAGATATCTCACATCCAACAGCTCCTCAGAAGGCAGAACAAGCCTGTCTGGGGTACCTCACCACGTTTTACAGGAACCACATTTCAACGCTCTTCCCATCATCCTTTGTCATGTCAAcactaattattaaattattattaaccTATAGGCTCATACCCAGTTTCCAGGTGCTTACCTGAGGTAAACATGAGGGTAGTTCTCCCACAGACTGCTGATATTTAGAAGATATCCTTCCTGAATGCAGAAAGAATAAGAGATTGTAACCCTCAGTAAAAGTGACACGTGACCATTTGAACCTGTGCCCTGCTGAGATGGCCAAGCTCACCGTGATCAGGATGTAGAACGTCCACGCGGAGGACAGCAGGTGAAATACACACAGCTGGCCTGACTCATTAAACTTTGTGTTCTTACTCTTTGACAGACGGAGACGCCGGTTTGCTCTCTGATGGGTGAAGAATGCAAAGGATGTGGTCAGTCGAATTAGAAAAAACAAAGTGAAGCAGCACTTCCTGAGCAAAATCATTCACACTTTGGGATGTTTGATAACACAACAACCTTCAAAAAGGCTGAACAGTT
This window of the Paramormyrops kingsleyae isolate MSU_618 chromosome 19, PKINGS_0.4, whole genome shotgun sequence genome carries:
- the LOC111841300 gene encoding translocating chain-associated membrane protein 2-like isoform X1, whose translation is MAFRRRNKSYPFFSQEFLIQNHADIVLCLVVFILLGLMFETTSKTAFVFILPQYNSSTFTPEGEVSLYRYGWRDCTTTFFYFLIAIILHAVVQEYILDRANRRLRLSKSKNTKFNESGQLCVFHLLSSAWTFYILITEGYLLNISSLWENYPHVYLRFQVKFYYLSQLAFWLHALPELYFQKIRKEDVPRRLQYISLYLLHILMAYLLNLTRVGLLLMFLQHLSEMGFHASRLLYLTDESHHRLFDMWAVGFVFTRMVTLTLLFLVLGFGLARVENQSLDWEAGNFNTVLVRLTALSIVCLTQIWQLWKFIRFQLRRRRQEQAARKRPAGQQPPRVARKDAGGQYNNGAVKAENGASPRPKKIKVL
- the LOC111841300 gene encoding translocating chain-associated membrane protein 2-like isoform X2, translated to MTTSKTAFVFILPQYNSSTFTPEGEVSLYRYGWRDCTTTFFYFLIAIILHAVVQEYILDRANRRLRLSKSKNTKFNESGQLCVFHLLSSAWTFYILITEGYLLNISSLWENYPHVYLRFQVKFYYLSQLAFWLHALPELYFQKIRKEDVPRRLQYISLYLLHILMAYLLNLTRVGLLLMFLQHLSEMGFHASRLLYLTDESHHRLFDMWAVGFVFTRMVTLTLLFLVLGFGLARVENQSLDWEAGNFNTVLVRLTALSIVCLTQIWQLWKFIRFQLRRRRQEQAARKRPAGQQPPRVARKDAGGQYNNGAVKAENGASPRPKKIKVL